A window of Bemisia tabaci unplaced genomic scaffold, PGI_BMITA_v3 contains these coding sequences:
- the LOC140225880 gene encoding uncharacterized protein encodes MSAKSVTQSTADLLSNLPIRPKARRKNNVNEISTEFLKMLNIFSKKTRFQHKHLTAVTGPKRSKNSMLVVSKAREPRGKGKRKTIFSDKEPMVIDLSKANEPPPDASLPEKDSLDADQLEGLKWEECPPISPVQSKKNSNKTPLPTNKLAEPSLSRRKPCQNTPTDIVHTVMTWEPPIISTAPKINLLDIRHSSLVPSEPSSLRCFPKKKPIQAKNTIKLTKESRNSSSAARCRTFTRVRPSDNSLGQCKDNSATSQKNLLDNVTPDPRNTSLRPPSKDTESSSASTVNHLNQQRWASGLNNPLLSIPRKFDKVFDSTNPHQPRGMQTTANNSIKSKKTVAKRQYRGKVLPGTFKIFEDISRPTSGHYSKLFVGAANTEVSSQSFNEFTKTMMNEDPVLNRLLSKSSLTEAREIADRKTQRSAFSDWARRVDPGGALETEKLKGKLSFDHIYTPINKVSIGIQTSPANSPSPPHETEDSREPFSHMNDETFKNSDRCISSLGGKIKDNVQIPKPHEDKAKGPTNDHVDISEVSAFTGTATTPANCHPKLQHRERQTPNATVSLSGMEAVLEAGSFLLSGVLPNGFHNNSMNNGNFKPYPYADLSMQIENSDDPVEDEHFSPPKPTTVIYFKSEPALDDENCENYSDERLLLEMPSEDTLEIGRDATNPLIDCVKEEMVPEETVPSEKVQKPNESIDAVVRIKEEILDENELNFSESGNSSCDISTGKKPPRGSAIHTQSEPRTGNEYMVHAIESPSFNDLRATASSTQPQIKIELESEDESIMDTTNEGRISKEITADFSKDRTEEIDSLDVSIMIKTEIESDTEDQSKAMNTDNSKREISPDSLPRSEPRAELRNALISSSNVPVNKRGEKKETKILLGGTNDEVLKNHSEGKCVSNLVHSENGMNSTYVNESDLSLVKTEDDIEYNNKMDTDDYSDNNSAIDDFFMMESQNESETCNLELEESGSEKNNTTHSLGEFEDGSENRQENSNGGSMSGICKDETLGASLILSRLNQGKVELKGFSFDAFEQPKPFIVRKSAKPVETSDQQSQTETVSALMWEPLMSYEQLTDTKLIFFTGINKLKFSLLHGFLFSDRRIITHRFLSEENQLLLTLFHYRHKPGHEYLSVLFAISVYQVGRILFKVTQKFRDAVKDDSYWTMKSYMCSVSLVMECHDFMAHILQAANQEDPSELS; translated from the exons ATGTCTGCAAAGTCTGTGACTCAGTCAACTGCTGATCTTCTCTCCAATCTTCCTATTCGACCAAAGGCAAGACGCAAGAACAATGTTAATGAAATTTCCACCGAATTTCTGAAAATGCTCaacattttctcgaaaaagaCTCGCTTCCAACACAAGCACCTCACTGCAGTCACCGGTCCAAAACGTTCGAAAAATTCGATGTTAGTAGTTTCAAAAGCAAGAGAGCCTCGAGGTAAAGGAAAGCGGAAAACTATCTTCAGTGACAAAGAGCCAATGGTAATCGATTTAAGCAAAGCTAATGAGCCACCTCCCGACGCAAGTCTACCGGAAAAGGATTCTCTAGATGCTGACCAACTTGAAGGACTTAAATGGGAAGAGTGTCCGCCCATCTCTCCTGTGCAGAGTAAGAAAAATTCCAACAAGACTCCTTTACCTACAAATAAACTTGCAGAACCCAGTTTGTCAAGAAGAAAACCATGCCAAAACACTCCTACCGATATAGTGCATACCGTAATGACTTGGGAACCACCAATCATTTCTACTGCTCCGAAAATCAATTTGTTAGATATACGACATTCTTCTTTAGTTCCCTCAGAGCCTTCTTCTCTGCGCTGTTTTCCAAAGAAGAAGCCTATACAGGCTAAAAACACCATCAAATTGACCAAAGAATCAAGAAATTCGTCATCTGCTGCCAGATGTAGGACATTCACGAGAGTCCGTCCATCAGATAACTCACTAGGACAGTGCAAAGACAACAGTGCAACCTCTCAGAAGAATTTACTTGATAATGTTACACCAGATCCAAGGAATACTTCACTACGCCCTCCATCCAAGGATACTGAAAGCTCCTCTGCATCCACTGTCAACCACTTAAACCAACAACGTTGGGCCTCAGGGCTGAATAATCCACTTCTAAGTATACCTCGAAAGTTTGATAAGGTGTTTGATTCAACAAATCCCCATCAACCAAGAGGTATGCAAACTACTGCTAACAACAGCATAAAGTCGAAAAAGACTGTTGCCAAGCGTCAGTATAGAGGAAAAGTGTTACcaggaacttttaaaatttttgaggataTCTCCAGACCAACAAGTGGACATTACAGCAAACTTTTTGTTGGTGCAGCAAACACAGAGGTCTCATCTCAAAGTTTCAATGAATTTACCAAGACAATGATGAACGAAGACCCAGTCCTAAACAGGCTCCTGAGCAAATCTTCACTAACAGAAGCTAGAGAAATAGCCGACAGAAAGACTCAAAGAAGTGCATTTTCGGATTGGGCAAGGAGGGTTGACCCTGGAGGGGCATTGGAAACTGAAAAGCTTAAAGGTAAACTGAGTTTTGATCACATTTATACACCAATAAATAAAGTAAGTATAGGGATACAAACTTCACCAGCAAATTCACCATCACCTCCGCACGAAACTGAAGATAGCAGAGAGCCCTTTTCCCACATGAATGATGAgacatttaaaaattctgatCGCTGCATTTCATCATTAGGAGGCAAAATCAAGGATAATGTACAAATCCCGAAACCACATGAAGATAAAGCGAAAGGGCCAACAAATGACCATGTTGACATATCTGAAGTTTCAGCATTTACGGGAACGGCAACTACACCTGCAAATTGTCACCCAAAGCTCCAGCACCGAGAAAGGCAGACTCCAAATGCAACAGTTTCTCTCTCTGGAATGGAGGCTGTGTTAGAAGCTGGATCATTCCTTCTGAGCGGTGTGCTACCAAATGGTTTTCACAATAATTCTATGAacaatggaaattttaaaccctATCCCTACGCTGATTTGTCAATGCAAATTGAAAATTCTGATG ATCCTGTTGAAGATGAACATTTTTCACCTCCAAAACCTACCACGGTCATTTATTTCAAAAGTGAACCAGCATTAGACGATG AAAACTGTGAAAATTATAGTGATGAAAGGCTTCTTTTGGAGATGCCATCAGAAGACACTTTGGAAATAGGAAGAGATGCAACGAATCCATTGATTGATTGCGTAAAGGAGGAGATGGTCCCTGAAGAAACCGTTCCAAGTGAAAAAGTACAAAAACCAAATGAAAGCATTGATGCAGTTGTCAGAATCAAAGAggaaattttggatgaaaatgaactcaatttttcagaatcaGGTAACAGCTCTTGTGATATTTCTACAGGAAAAAAACCCCCAAGAGGCAGTGCAATACATACACAAAGTGAGCCAAGGACTGGAAATGAGTATATGGTTCATGCTATTGAAAGCCCAAGTTTCAATGATCTAAGAGCCACTGCGTCATCGACTCAGCCTCaaatcaaaattgagcttgaaAGTGAAGATGAAAGTATAATGGACACAACAAATGAAGGcagaatttcaaaagaaatcacAGCCGACTTCTCCAAGGACAGAACGGAAGAAATTGATTCACTTGATGTTTCAATCATGATTAAAACTGAAATAGAATCGGATACTGAAGACCAGTCAAAAGCGATGAATACTGATAACAGTAAAAGAGAAATTTCCCCTGACTCTTTGCCTAGAAGTGAACCCAGAGCTGAACTTAGAAATGCACTTATTTCTTCTAGCAATGTTCCTGTTAACAAAAGAGGTGAAAAGAAGGAAACTAAGATTTTGTTGGGGGGAACAAACGATGAAGTCTTGAAAAATCACTCTGAAGGCAAGTGTGTCTCAAACTTAGTACACTCTGAAAATGGTATGAACTCAACGTATGTCAATGAATCAGATTTGAGTCTTGTAAAAACTGAAGATGACATCGAATACAATAACAAGATGGACACAGATGATTATAGTGACAACAATAGTGCAATTGATGACTTTTTTATGATGGAAAGTCAAAATGAATCTGAAACATGCAACCTTGAGCTTGAGGAAAGTGGAAGTGAAAAAAACAACACCACGCACAGTCTGGGTGAGTTTGAAGATGGATCAGAAAATAGGCAGGAAAATTCAAATGGAGGCAGCATGAGTGGAATTTGTAAAGATGAAACTCTCGGTGCAAGCCTTATTTTGTCTCGATTAAATCAAGGAAAAGTCGAATTGAAAGGATTTTCATTTGATGCATTTGAACAACCTAAACCGTTCATTGTCAGAAAATCTGCTAAGCCAGTAGAAACAAGTGATCAACAAAGCCAGACTGAGACAGTTAGTGCCTTAATGTGGGAGCCATTAATGTCGTATGAACAATTGACGGACACAAAGTTAATCTTCTTTACCGGCATCAATAAGCTCAAATTCTCCCTCTTacatggttttcttttttcagatcGTCGAATTATTACACATAGATTTCTTAGTGAAGAAAATCAGCTCCTTTTAACCCTATTCCACTACAGACACAAACCAGGGCATGAGTATCTGTCAGTACTTTTTGCAATATCGGTGTATCAAGTCGGTCGTATTTTATTCAAAGTTACGCAAAAGTTCAGGGATGCTGTGAAGGATGATTCATATTGGACTATGAAGAGTTATATGTGTTCAGTATCGCTTGTCATGGAGTGCCATGACTTTATGGCTCACATCTTACAAGCTGCCAATCAAGAGGATCCCTCTGAATTAAGTTGA